The window ACTTCCAAGGAAAATTTACTGAAAAGATTAAGAAAATCTCCCTTGTAGATGGACAACCCTAACTCGAAAATTTCATATTACACTTCTGAACATCACATAATATACAAAAATTCTAAAGTATTCAGAGCTACTAAACACAAGTGGAAGCAAGAAAACACGAGTAGGTTGAACAGGTAACCTACTGACGAAAACTGGCCGAAAAGCGGGTGACTATGCCTCGTCTCCTACTAGATCCAACCCGAACTTTGCAGACTGGGCAATTTAAAACGAAGGGCCCAGGGGAAAACATTTAATAACGTTAGAGTGAGTGGACAAAAATAAAATAATAAATAAAATATTTATGTTTTCCCAAATTAATTTCTAAGGAAAAATCGAATGCATGCCGCAAGCGATAAAACCTTTATCCCATAAAATATCGAGCCTCTCAGACTCTATAATATATGTANNNNNNNNNNNNNNNNNNNNCAGCAATGTCAGGAGGAGTTCCGAGTTCATGGCTTTTCTTCAAAGCTTTTTCAAGTTCCAATGCAAGTTGATAACCATCCTGTAGAGATGTAATATATAATAGGGTTAAGAGAACTCCAGTATTGAAATAATTATTAACCGGTCGATCTTCAAGAAAACAACATATGTCTAGTACAAAGAGTACAATCCAGACCAAAATTTGTGCAGAAGAAAAAATAAATGTCTGCAGACGATAAGAAAACAAGAAGAAATATAAAGAAGTAATCTTCATAACTTGATTTAAGTGATGCACAATACTGTGTTAAAATTGGATACACAGTGAAGCATACCTCAATGGCCATGCAACCCCCTTGACCCAAATTTGGCTGCATAGCATGGACAGAATCTCCAAGCAAGGTGACATTACCCTTTCCCCAGGTTAAAGTTGGGGTCCTATCATATATGTCGCGTCGTAGAATTGCATCTTCCTCTGTGGCAAGTAGCAAATCTACCACATTATCACACCAGCCACCAAATATTTTAAGCAACCTTTCCTTTTTACCTGTCAAACAAGGGACCAAAACAAGTTACATACTTCTGTCAAGAGCTGAAATATATTTTCCCAACAATACAAGTCTGACATGGTAATGCATCAATTAACCTCATACTTGTGCACATCTCATATAGTTTACAACTGAATCCTGTGCATATTATGAATTTGGCCGTGATCAGAGAATGAACAAAAAAGTGGGCTAGAAATATATGTTACTCCACAGCAGCCTTTAACTAGAGAGAACTTCACTTGATATCCTAGAAGATTTTTCTTTCGGGTAGATTTTAATACCCATTTACAGATTCTAGCTTCATTTTCTAATGAGAGTTTATGTACTCAATTGCATATATCTACTAGAAAAGCCTGAGGGCATCTTGAGCATAAGTACCATTGGGGGCATCAGCACCACCAGCTGGTTCCTTGTGAAATGCATACCACTGCATCTTTCCTGCACCTACGTCTGAAGAAACAAAGTATTGTTTGTGCCCCAGAAATACTCGATACCTACAGAAGACAAGTTTAATTTGAATTATCACATATTATACAACCTGACATAAAGGAAATACTATGGAGGTCGTATTTGAAAAATAAGGGATAAATCATACCCTACAGAACTAATGTCAGCAGGCACAAAATCTGTTATACCAGTATAACAAGTATAACCCGAGTACACAGCTTCCTCTAGTCCAAATAAGTTCTTCCTTACCTAATAACAAGAAAAACATAAGTAAGTTCAACTTGTAATTTGTAAAGGTACTGTGCAAACCTTTTACCGAAACATGGTCTACAAGTAGGAAACAATTCATAAATGTGCAAGCCTCAAAGTACAGTTATCTGCATAGGGACTGAAGAATGGATACAAATTCCAATGTTAGAAATTTGACTGAGTGAACTTGGGCAGTTACCTTCGACCAGATACCATCAGCTCCAACCAGAAGATCACCTTCGTAACACTCTCCATTCTCAAGTACAACATTAACCTTAAAAAACAGACAGAGACCAAATTCCAGATCAGATGAAATCAAGTAGTTGAAACTGTTATGAAATCAATGTCACAGTAGAGAAACAAGGTCTAATTCTACATATTCCTCCGCAAGATGAACTCATTTGCAAAGTACAAAAGTGAACTAACAAACAGGTAAATGCAACAACATTAAATTCTACTGTCACTTTGTTACCTTGTTTCCAAGATCCTGAAAATCAACCACGTTACTTCCATTAAAAATAATCTCATCACCAACAGCACCAGCAAGGATTTGCTGCAACAACATTCGGCTTATGACTCTGGTAACCGGAAGCCCCCGTTCCGCTGCAGGAGTGAATGTGTCAAACTTGACATACCTGATAACCAACTCAGTCATTACATGTTCCTAGCTGTATACAAATCACAATCGGTCCACAATGACACCTTATATCAAATTCTTGTATAGTCGTACCACAACCTTCAAATTATATTGCTACAAATAAATCTCTTAATCTCTCTATAATCAAAGATCAAATCTTCAATTCATTCACTATTTCAAACAAAGCGAAATCACTTGAACTTTAACATCAAATTCTTCCTCCCATCAACACCAACCTCTACTATGAAGTATCACCATCCTAATAACAATCTAAAGGAACCAAATATGATATGCAATAAACTCATGAAAAACAAGTATCCAATGAAAGGGACTTACCAAGTTCCAGAAACTCCATCAACCAAGCCATTGATCCTATCACCAGTAATACACCCAACTCTCATAACCTCCTCAGCCACATCCATATCAATAGCTTCCAGAGCAGCCAAGGCATTACTCTGTATCTGAATTGGACCTCTGTACTGTCCCTCACCTCTCACAGCACTCAAATCTCTCTCAAACACCATAACCTCAAACCCCTTCTTCTTCGCAGCCAAAGCGAAAACCAGCCCTCCAATTCCTCCCCCAGCAACCAAAACCCGAAGCTTCTTCTGATCAGAACTCTTACTTGAAACTGTGTTGTTCTCTCTGGTCGCCACCGTGGCGCTGACCTCAGTCGAACTCCTCTTCTGCCCTGTTCTTGCTCTGCTTGTGAGATTGTAGTTACATGGAACATAAGGTGAAATCTCAACTGGGAAGTCTCTGGTGATCGGAATCGGGAGATTGGTCCTTGAGAAAACAGTAGCAGAGAGATTCATGGAGTTGTAGGACAGAGCAGAAGCCATGGAAAGTGTTCTGTCTTCAGAAACAGAGGGTGTGAGTGTGAGACTCAAAAGAATGAAAATAGAAATGAAGCTTTAGCCTTTAGGCCTTCCTTTCCTGTCTGAGAAGAAAGAGGGAAAATTGAGGTGGTATCATATAAGAGGATGAGAAACCACACCCTTTGAAGCTTTGAATTGTCCACCAATCATGGAGATTCTTGAGCCATGTGGCACTTCCTGGGCTAGCCATTACATTTTTTATGTAGCCAAAACAAATATTTTTATAGTGGTGCAGATTGATTTATGTTCTGGGTGGTGTTGTTTTTCATTTTTCAACTCCCTAGCTTTTGTTTTCGGCTTCTTCCGCCGAAAGTGATTGTTCTTGTAGATTTTACTAATCCCAATTTGTTTTGGCCACGCGTGACACGACCCACCCCAAATTTTAACTTGAAATCCAGAGTAAGTCGTGCGGGGACCACCTCCAAGGAAAATTTACTGAAAAGATTAAGAAAATCTCTCTTGCAGATGGACAACCCTAACTCGAAAATTTCATATTACACTCTTAATTTAACACTTCTGAACATCACATAATATACAAAAATTCTAAAGTATTCAGAGCTACTAAACACAAGCGGAAGCAAGAAAACACGAGTAGGTTGAACAGGTAACCTACTGGCGAAAACTGGCAGAAATGCGGGTGACTATGCCTCGTCTCCTACTAGATCCAACCCGAACTCTGCAGACTGGGCAATTTAAAACGAAGGGCCCAGGGGAAAACATTTAATAACGTTAGAGTGAGTGGACAAAAATAAAATAATAAATAAAATATTTATGTTTCCCCAAATTAATTTCTAAGGAAAAAATCGAATGCATGCCGCAAGCGATAAAACTTTTATCCCATAAAATATTGAGCCTCTCAGACTCTATAATATATGTATGTATTTACACTCGTCCATACTCCCTATATAAATTCATGGGTCTATATAGGGCTACTACGCTCGCGTCCAACGCTCACGTCACGCCTTAATGCGGTGCTACACTACGCCATCAAGGTGGACAGACGGGTGTATAAATATCTGTCCATACCCCCTATATGAATTAAACACTCAAATATGGCTACTACGCTTACGTCCAACGTTCACGTCACACCATAATGCGGCTATATGCTACGCCATTAAGGTGGACAGACACATATGGCTAGCTAGNNNNNNNNNNNNNNNNNNNNTTGTTGCACGGGAGGAGGCTACAAAACCGTACAAGCTTGCCCGGATTGGTGGCCGGAGGAGGAAGTTCCGGCGAAGGGAAGCTTTGGACAGTCGGCGGTTCCGGCGGCTTTTTCTCCTCTTCGGCGGCACCACCGGCTCGGACACTAGGCCGGGGAGGGAGAGGAGGTGACGGGGGTCCGATCTGGGCTGGTGCGGCGGTCTGGGGCGGCCGGACGGCGGCGGGAGGACGGCCGGAAAACCGGGCAGCGGGAGGCTCGGGTGCGGGACGGGTGAGGAGAGGAAATCGGGAGGAAGAGAAAGAAAAGTGGGTTTGGGCCTCACACCCCAAACCGGTCCAACCTATATCAACCCAAATTCCAAAAATAAAAACACCCCGAAAAATAATACCCGAATAAAAATTACCTTTTACTAGCTAAAATTACTATTTTTACCGTCGTCGTATTTTCATCATACGAATAATCCTACGCACATAATCGTCCCCGAAACCCCTCTAGGGACCAATTAAACTATTTACTCATTGATCGAGACGGTAAAATTCTTATTATAATCACGCTAGTAAATAAGGTAAAAATATAAGGGTCGGGATGTGACACTATAGGCTTCACCGTAAAACGCCACTAGAATTATAAAAAGAAGAAAAAAGACGTGGTAATTCATGGAGCAGTTATCTATAAAAAAAGTATGATTATATGATTTATCCCACTTTAAGTGAAGCAGTTCAAGTGAAACATCTTCCATTTTCTAATCCTCCATGCAGATGCACAAAGAAGTGCTCCGTATGCAAAACACATAATCCTCCATGTAGAATTACGGAAGAATTTTAAAGCAGACCTCAAACTATGTGGTTATCTATTTTTCACCCGCAACTATTAAATTTTGTATTTACATGCCTCACCTCTCATTAACATTTTGAGACTGTTGAGGTTATAATAACAGAATTTCCGTCACCTCATAAAATAACCAAATGTTGGAGTGTAGTGATTTGTCAAAATATCTGACAAAACTGAACTTATGTACACTTTATTTTGGGAAACATTTATTATTATAGATGAAATGACAAATTATGTGAAACTGACAAAACATTTATTATTTTGTGAAACTGAACTGATGTATTTTGAATAAATATGTTCTAGAAATTAGATAAAATAAATAAGAGCAAAACTAAAATAATTAAGCAAATTACAAGCCAAAGTAGCCAATAACAAATCAATCACAACCAGGCCCGGACCTGAGCCAAGGCCAATGGGGCAACAGTCTCCGGCACCAAATCTTGGGGGCCAAAGATCTGAAGAGGTGGGAGAATGAAAGGATCAGTTTAACCCGTGAATTTAAAAATTGAAATCTTAAGAGGTAGAGGTTTTAAGGGTCTGAAACTATATATCAATATGGATGTAGATGAACCAACCAATGGTATGTTCTCTCTTCGCCCCTTGTCAGATACGTATTTCATTCTTTATATTGCACACCATGTATTTAATGACATGCTTTAGTGAGTTTTGAATTAAATGATTTGAGGACTTACCATATTTAGAATGACTACATAATGCTAGATTATTTTTATTTGTGTTGTTTTGGATCTATTTTGTTTGTTACGATATTATTACGATGGGAAATCTGATATGAAAAGCTCAGTGTGTAGAAAGAGCGTGGAGTGTATTGAGAGGAAGAAACGATATGGGCATCATTTTTGAAACTCGCCTTGGGTCTCCAAATCTCATGTCCGATCCCGGTTGCAACAACCAATCTGTCTTGGTCTGCATCGAAGAACATGCGTTCTGAGGTTTGATTGAGCTAGATCAACCCCATTCTGATGAAAATATATATCAACATATTGTTAAGCCATTTGTGAAATTTGAGGTACGTACTAAAATGCAAAACTTTGATAGTTGGATATAAAAATCAAAATAACCTCATTTTTAAGTAGTATTTTATAATTAATCCTAATTTGATAACCTAACCTCTTTTATGAGAGTTTGACTATCCTAGTATATTGTACGTTCCCGTACGAATCAGCCCCCACCTCATTAATCAACGTGTTTGATTGCATGTGCGGCGATTCCATTATTCACGTACCAAGAAGCGTCTCTGTTTCCTTCCAAAAAAAAAACAACATCTCTGTTTTTTTTTTGATCGGAAGAAGCATCTCTGTTTTGTTTCAATGTAAACAAAAATTAAAATCGATATCGATGTCTCTACCTCTTTCAGCTAGCTCTATATATTTATGAATCCCACAGAGTTTTTCGCACATCGCCACTTTAGTACTTGAGCTAGCTACATCTGCTCTTCTTCTCTAACTTCTTCTTCTCCTCCTTGCCTGCTTGTTACAAATGACCTATGCAGATATTGATGGTATGGAGAACTCTAGCTGCGCCGGAGGGCCTTTCGGTGGCATGCTGAGGTGGCTAAAGGCGGCGCCCGCTAAATCGTGGGGTAAGGTAGGGGAAGTAGCAAGGCAGGCGAAGAAGCTCGGACAGGATGATCCGAGAAGGATTGTTCATTCGTGCAAAGTAGGATCGGCTCTGACGTTGGTTTCTCTGTTTTATTACTTTCGACCGGTTCATGAAGGATTTGGTGTCGATGCGATGTGGGCTGTCTTGACCGTGGCCCTCGTGTTTGAGTACTCAGTTGGTAAACACTCCATATATATCATTTGAAGCTAGGTCGCCTCTTAAAGGCATTGGTTCAAAGAAAATAAATACCTATGTATATATATGATAGTTAGATGCCCTAGCTATCATCAGAAGCTAGCTAGGTTGTTAGAAATGTAGTGATCGAAGATCATTGACTTAACTATTAACTGATTAATTACCAAGGTATAGTTACAATGAATATATATTAACAATTTCTATGTTTTCGTATAAAAATGGGAACGAACAACAAGAACCAAATTCATAATATTTGCCCCAAATTGATCGTAAAAGGAATTAGATATTACCATAGATAATTTTAGTACTTTTTCATTCCGTTAACTCACCGATATTCAATATAAGCATTGCCTGGAAGAATTTCTAGAACACTTTATCTAAGTTATACTGCTTCGATCTTGGTTGCCCCTCCTTATTTAGTCCTCTCTTTTTTCATTGTGCAGGAGGAACCCTCGAAAGAGGTATAAATAGAATGTTGGCAACGGTAGTAGCTGGTCCTCTAGCTGTTGCAGTTCATCACATATCAACACTTTGGGGAGGAGAAGTCGCGGAGCCCGTATTGGTTGGAGTTTTTGTCTTTGTCGTAGGTGTGTTCCAAGCAGCCGACACATATCACATATGGTTTTAGTTAATTGAGAGTTGAAGCACATAGCGAAATTACATGTTCATCACTAAATAACTCATTTTATGTTATGCAGCTGCAATTATGACCTTCCTGAGATTCTTCCCGGTGTTAAAGGCAAGGCATGACTACGGGTTGATGATATTCATACTGACCTACTGTTTGGTTTCCGTTTCCGGCTACCGCGACGCTGAGGTACTAAAGATGGCACACACAAGGATATCAACGGTTGCTATAGGATTCTGTACTTCTGTAATGATTTGTATATGCATTTGCCCTGTGTGGATTGGAGTTGATCTCCACAATTTGGTCTCGAGTAACATAGACAAGCTTGGAGATTCTATGCAAGGTACGTATATATGCTATAATAATAATTTGTTTTTTTTTTTTTTAATTTTCTACCTCATGCTTGAACTAATATATATGATTACGACAGTTAACCAATAATCTCTTACTTTTAAGTAATTTACAGGATTTGGATCTGAATATTTTGACATACAAGAGAACGGGACGTTGTCATTAAGTGATAACAAATATTTGCTTAAGAATTATAGAAGTGTTCTTATATCAAAAGGTCCTGAAGACTTTATGGTGAGTGGAAGTGTAGATGAGTAAAGTAAAATGGGACCAAATTATTATTTCTTTAACACAGAAAATCTTAACACAGAAAGTACAAATCGATTCATTATTTTGGCCATTTTCCCCAATAGTGAATAATTGTTTCTATTTTGCAGGCTAACTTGGCACGGTGGGAACCAGGTCATGGCAAGTTCAAGTTCCGCCACCCATGGAATAAATATTTGAATGTTGGAACCCTAAGTCGGCAATGTGCCTATAAAATTGAGGCCCTTAACACATACTTGAACAATGAAATTCAGGTATACAACCCAAAAACCACTTTATATATATACCATTGCGCTAGCAATCACTCAAATTATCAATTTGAAAATTAATCTAACTTGCTAGTGATGTTCTTAATCCAGGCCCCAGCTGCAATTCGAAACATAATTCGAGAACCAAGCACAAATATTTGCACCGAAACTGGCAAAGCTCTGAAGGAATTAGCTGCAGCGCTCAAGAAAATGACTCTATCATCATCAGCTGATTACCACATTGCACACTCAAAAGCAGCAGCTGAGAGCCTCATGTCGTTACTCAAAAGAGGTGTATGGAAAGATGCTAATGTGCTAGAAATAGTACCTTCGGCTGCGGTGGCATTGCTTCTCATTGAAGTTGTAACTTGTGTTGAGAAGGTTGCTGAAGCAGTTCACGAACTAGCATCGGCAGCAAATTTCAAGACTGATAAAGCACAAGCACTTCAGGAGCCAGTGATTTCTGATGAATCACATGTTGATATTGCAATTATTCATAATTCAAAGGAGCTACCAGATGAAAATGGAAGTTCAGATGACATTACTAGAACCATTTATAATGTTTAAAATGTACAGTTAAAATGTTAGTACACA of the Fragaria vesca subsp. vesca linkage group LG6, FraVesHawaii_1.0, whole genome shotgun sequence genome contains:
- the LOC101306850 gene encoding zeaxanthin epoxidase, chloroplastic-like; the protein is MASALSYNSMNLSATVFSRTNLPIPITRDFPVEISPYVPCNYNLTSRARTGQKRSSTEVSATVATRENNTVSSKSSDQKKLRVLVAGGGIGGLVFALAAKKKGFEVMVFERDLSAVRGEGQYRGPIQIQSNALAALEAIDMDVAEEVMRVGCITGDRINGLVDGVSGTWYVKFDTFTPAAERGLPVTRVISRMLLQQILAGAVGDEIIFNGSNVVDFQDLGNKVNVVLENGECYEGDLLVGADGIWSKVRKNLFGLEEAVYSGYTCYTGITDFVPADISSVGYRVFLGHKQYFVSSDVGAGKMQWYAFHKEPAGGADAPNGKKERLLKIFGGWCDNVVDLLLATEEDAILRRDIYDRTPTLTWGKGNVTLLGDSVHAMQPNLGQGGCMAIEDGYQLALELEKALKKSHELGTPPDIASNIRTEERSRESALVSDRLLTDNTLVPNDVAHFL
- the LOC101307145 gene encoding aluminum-activated malate transporter 2-like, which translates into the protein MTYADIDGMENSSCAGGPFGGMLRWLKAAPAKSWGKVGEVARQAKKLGQDDPRRIVHSCKVGSALTLVSLFYYFRPVHEGFGVDAMWAVLTVALVFEYSVGGTLERGINRMLATVVAGPLAVAVHHISTLWGGEVAEPVLVGVFVFVVAAIMTFLRFFPVLKARHDYGLMIFILTYCLVSVSGYRDAEVLKMAHTRISTVAIGFCTSVMICICICPVWIGVDLHNLVSSNIDKLGDSMQGFGSEYFDIQENGTLSLSDNKYLLKNYRSVLISKGPEDFMANLARWEPGHGKFKFRHPWNKYLNVGTLSRQCAYKIEALNTYLNNEIQAPAAIRNIIREPSTNICTETGKALKELAAALKKMTLSSSADYHIAHSKAAAESLMSLLKRGVWKDANVLEIVPSAAVALLLIEVVTCVEKVAEAVHELASAANFKTDKAQALQEPVISDESHVDIAIIHNSKELPDENGSSDDITRTIYNV